From Citricoccus sp. SGAir0253, a single genomic window includes:
- a CDS encoding S1C family serine protease: MNDAEQHGPQPGEGRQDGGPVPPRPRTPPPSSSHPAPGESSVSAARDPHPRWGDTQALPRMEDGGAPGRGAAPAADRAAGPAGQPGWGATQGAAGAGPATPDRTRPGTGRRTVGVGTLVAGMLLAGLAGGGVAAGVNAAVDDDAPAAARQDAGTVQQQGHGLDINRSEDATPVTAAAAKAAPSVVTLSVSDGQAAGSGSGVILDDQGHILTNTHVVTLGGQSGSTDITVQTADGNVHTATMVGIDPESDLAVVKIDAPGLTPIELGRSADLNVGDTAIAIGAPLGLSGTVTDGIVSKLNRTISVSSSAPPEAGGDGGSGDAPQFRIPGVPQQQQSRGSIYINVIQTDAAINPGNSGGALIDAQGRLIGINVAIASAAGGSSGGEAGNIGVGFSIPVDHAQRVAQDLIENGEATHGFLGVQVTPQPATPEGAEGAPAPGAGGAQQGTASGGFSAGARVVEVVPGSPADEAGLRTGDVITGVGDRPVTDSQSLTAVVREYPEGGTATVHFTRDGKDESAEVTFTGGQDQQ, from the coding sequence ATGAACGACGCGGAGCAGCACGGACCCCAGCCCGGCGAGGGCCGGCAGGACGGCGGGCCGGTGCCCCCGCGCCCCCGGACGCCACCGCCGTCGTCCTCCCATCCCGCCCCGGGCGAGTCCTCCGTGTCCGCCGCGCGCGATCCGCACCCCCGCTGGGGGGACACCCAGGCCCTCCCGCGGATGGAGGACGGCGGTGCACCCGGACGGGGCGCCGCACCCGCCGCGGACCGCGCGGCCGGCCCCGCCGGGCAGCCCGGCTGGGGCGCCACCCAGGGGGCCGCCGGCGCGGGCCCCGCGACCCCGGACCGGACGCGACCGGGCACCGGGCGCCGCACCGTCGGCGTGGGCACGCTCGTGGCCGGCATGCTGCTGGCCGGCCTGGCCGGCGGCGGCGTGGCCGCCGGCGTGAACGCGGCCGTGGACGACGACGCCCCCGCCGCCGCCCGGCAGGACGCGGGCACCGTGCAGCAGCAGGGCCACGGCCTGGACATCAACCGCTCGGAGGACGCCACCCCGGTGACCGCCGCGGCCGCCAAGGCCGCGCCCTCCGTGGTGACCCTCTCCGTCTCCGACGGCCAGGCCGCCGGCTCCGGTTCCGGGGTGATCCTGGACGACCAGGGCCACATCCTGACCAACACGCACGTGGTGACCCTCGGCGGGCAGTCCGGCAGCACGGACATCACGGTCCAGACCGCGGACGGCAACGTCCACACGGCCACGATGGTCGGCATCGACCCGGAGTCGGACCTGGCCGTCGTGAAGATCGACGCCCCCGGCCTGACGCCGATCGAGCTCGGGAGGTCCGCCGACCTGAACGTGGGGGACACCGCCATCGCGATCGGGGCCCCCCTGGGCCTGTCCGGGACCGTCACGGACGGCATCGTCTCCAAGCTCAACCGCACGATCTCGGTGTCCTCCTCGGCCCCGCCCGAGGCCGGAGGGGACGGCGGCTCGGGGGACGCGCCGCAGTTCCGCATCCCCGGGGTGCCCCAGCAGCAGCAGTCCCGGGGCTCGATCTACATCAACGTCATCCAGACGGACGCGGCGATCAACCCCGGCAACTCCGGCGGCGCGCTGATCGACGCTCAGGGCCGGCTGATCGGCATCAACGTGGCGATCGCCTCGGCGGCCGGGGGGTCGTCCGGCGGCGAGGCCGGGAACATCGGCGTCGGCTTCTCGATCCCCGTGGACCACGCCCAGCGGGTGGCGCAGGACCTGATCGAGAACGGGGAGGCCACCCACGGTTTCCTCGGCGTCCAGGTCACGCCCCAGCCGGCCACGCCGGAGGGAGCGGAGGGCGCCCCCGCCCCGGGCGCGGGCGGGGCCCAGCAGGGCACCGCCTCCGGCGGCTTCAGCGCCGGCGCCCGCGTGGTGGAGGTCGTCCCCGGCTCGCCGGCGGACGAGGCCGGGCTGCGGACGGGGGACGTCATCACCGGCGTGGGCGACCGCCCGGTGACGGACAGCCAGTCCCTGACGGCCGTGGTGCGCGAGTACCCGGAGGGCGGCACCGCCACCGTCCACTTCACGCGGGACGGCAAGGACGAGTCCGCCGAGGTCACCTTCACGGGCGGGCAGGACCAGCAGTGA
- a CDS encoding PIG-L deacetylase family protein, with protein MSGQPLPTPAEVAATHGWRRVLAFGAHPDDLDFGAAATVAGLTRAGVEVTYCVMTDGDAGGFEAEDHHTITTRRQQEQRDAAALLGVRDVEFLGERDGYLEPTHAVIEQVVARMRRHRPDAVLAMHPERDWDRLQRSHPDHLAVGEAVVRASYPAVENPFAYPRLAEQGLEAYRLPWLVLYGGPAARTNLVVDVTGAEQDKLRALRHHVSQHPDVPRMEAFVLRGMAELHRRWSGPGAAAGEDAPERYAEGFHLVAVNDASTISGF; from the coding sequence GTGAGCGGCCAGCCCCTGCCCACGCCCGCCGAGGTCGCCGCCACGCACGGCTGGCGCCGCGTGCTGGCCTTCGGCGCGCACCCGGACGACCTGGACTTCGGTGCGGCCGCGACGGTGGCCGGGCTGACGCGGGCGGGCGTCGAGGTCACCTACTGCGTGATGACGGACGGGGATGCCGGCGGCTTCGAGGCCGAAGACCACCACACCATCACCACCCGGCGCCAGCAGGAGCAGCGCGACGCCGCCGCCCTGCTGGGCGTGCGCGACGTCGAGTTCCTGGGGGAGCGGGACGGCTACCTCGAGCCCACCCATGCGGTCATCGAGCAGGTGGTCGCGCGCATGCGGCGCCACCGGCCCGACGCGGTGCTGGCGATGCACCCCGAGCGGGACTGGGACCGGCTCCAGCGCTCGCACCCCGACCACCTGGCCGTGGGCGAGGCGGTGGTGCGGGCGTCCTACCCGGCCGTGGAGAACCCCTTCGCCTACCCCCGGCTCGCCGAGCAGGGCCTGGAGGCCTACCGGTTGCCCTGGCTCGTGCTCTACGGCGGCCCGGCGGCCCGGACCAACCTGGTCGTGGACGTCACGGGCGCCGAGCAGGACAAGCTGCGGGCCCTGCGCCACCACGTCTCCCAGCACCCGGACGTGCCCAGGATGGAGGCCTTCGTGCTCCGGGGCATGGCGGAGCTGCACCGCCGGTGGAGCGGGCCGGGGGCGGCGGCCGGCGAGGACGCCCCGGAGCGCTACGCCGAGGGGTTCCACCTCGTGGCCGTCAACGACGCGAGCACCATCAGCGGCTTCTGA
- a CDS encoding tRNA (cytidine(34)-2'-O)-methyltransferase yields MGASRAPAPGTPGFRILFHSPEIPGNTGNAIRLAAITGAELHLVEPVGFDFSDAKLRRAGLDYHDLAVLTVHPTLEAAWATLLPARVFAFTSRGETLYTDVRYSPGDVLLFGRESTGLPDGVLADPNVTARVRLPMQPSRRSLNLANSASIAVFEAWRQHGFAGAG; encoded by the coding sequence GTGGGCGCCTCCCGGGCCCCGGCCCCCGGGACCCCGGGCTTCCGCATCCTCTTCCACTCCCCCGAGATCCCCGGCAACACCGGCAACGCGATCCGGCTCGCGGCCATCACCGGCGCGGAGCTGCACCTCGTGGAGCCGGTCGGCTTCGACTTCTCGGACGCCAAGCTGCGCCGTGCCGGACTGGACTACCACGACCTGGCCGTGCTCACCGTGCACCCCACCCTCGAGGCCGCGTGGGCGACCCTGCTGCCGGCGCGCGTGTTCGCGTTCACCTCCCGCGGGGAGACCCTGTACACCGACGTGCGGTACTCCCCCGGCGACGTGCTGCTGTTCGGCCGCGAGTCCACCGGGCTGCCGGACGGGGTGCTGGCCGACCCGAACGTCACCGCGCGCGTGCGGCTGCCCATGCAGCCGTCCCGTCGCTCGCTGAACCTGGCCAACTCGGCGTCCATCGCCGTGTTCGAGGCCTGGCGCCAGCACGGGTTCGCCGGCGCCGGCTGA
- a CDS encoding cysteine desulfurase family protein: protein MTPAAPGARVYLDHAATTALRPAALEAFTASARRLGNQSSLHQSGRAAKLRVETAREALAATLGADPSEVLFTSGGTESDNLALKGLYWARRDAARAAGEPECDRILLTGIEHSAILDTAEWLEAHEGARLEVVPVDPDGVVDLDAWERALSREPGTAAVATLMWANNEIGTIQPIARAAALAAAHGVPFHTDAVQAFGAVPVDFRACGATTMAVTGHKIGAPVGIGALLVRRDATLVPVQHGGGQERDIRSGTLPVALIEAFAAAATEAHAHLAAERERIGGLRDRLVAGIRALVPEARLTGAEDVDPGTGERLPAGTRRLPGNVHFVFPGCEGDSLLFGLDMAGVESSTGSACSAGVPRPSHVLTALGVDEDGARSVQRFSLGHTSVPADVDTVLDVLPGVHASALRAGMAGRGPGPRTAGSHR, encoded by the coding sequence ATGACCCCCGCTGCCCCCGGTGCCCGCGTCTACCTCGACCACGCCGCCACCACGGCCCTGCGCCCGGCGGCCCTGGAGGCCTTCACGGCGTCCGCCCGCCGCCTCGGCAACCAGTCGTCCCTGCACCAGTCGGGGCGGGCGGCCAAGCTGCGCGTGGAGACGGCCCGCGAGGCGCTCGCGGCCACGCTGGGCGCCGATCCCAGCGAGGTGCTGTTCACCTCGGGGGGGACGGAATCGGACAACCTGGCGCTCAAGGGCCTGTACTGGGCGCGCCGGGACGCCGCGCGGGCGGCAGGGGAGCCGGAGTGCGACCGGATCCTGCTGACCGGCATCGAGCACTCGGCGATCCTGGACACGGCCGAGTGGCTCGAGGCCCACGAGGGGGCGCGGCTCGAGGTGGTCCCCGTGGACCCGGACGGCGTCGTGGACCTGGACGCGTGGGAGCGGGCGCTGTCCCGGGAGCCCGGGACCGCCGCCGTGGCCACCCTGATGTGGGCCAACAACGAGATCGGCACCATCCAGCCGATCGCCCGGGCCGCCGCGCTCGCCGCCGCGCACGGGGTGCCGTTCCACACGGACGCCGTCCAGGCCTTCGGGGCGGTGCCCGTGGACTTCCGGGCCTGCGGGGCCACGACGATGGCCGTCACCGGGCACAAGATCGGCGCCCCCGTGGGGATCGGCGCCCTGCTGGTGCGCCGGGATGCCACGCTCGTGCCCGTGCAGCACGGCGGGGGCCAGGAACGGGACATCCGGTCGGGCACCCTGCCCGTCGCCCTCATCGAGGCCTTCGCCGCCGCCGCCACGGAGGCCCACGCCCACCTGGCCGCCGAGCGCGAGCGGATCGGCGGGCTTCGGGACCGCCTCGTCGCCGGGATCCGGGCACTGGTCCCGGAGGCCCGGCTCACGGGCGCCGAGGACGTGGACCCGGGCACCGGCGAGCGCCTGCCCGCCGGCACCCGGCGGCTGCCCGGCAACGTCCACTTCGTCTTCCCCGGCTGCGAGGGGGACTCCCTGCTCTTCGGGCTGGACATGGCCGGCGTCGAGTCCTCCACCGGCTCGGCCTGTTCGGCCGGGGTGCCCCGGCCCTCGCACGTGCTGACCGCCCTCGGCGTGGACGAGGACGGCGCCCGCTCGGTGCAGCGCTTCAGCCTCGGGCATACATCGGTGCCCGCGGACGTTGACACGGTGCTGGACGTCCTGCCGGGCGTCCATGCCTCCGCGCTCCGGGCCGGGATGGCCGGTCGCGGCCCCGGCCCGCGCACCGCGGGCAGCCACCGCTGA
- a CDS encoding DnaJ domain-containing protein → MNANRSGPSAYEILGVAFDADTATLKAAWRRAARRTHPDYGGDAAEFRRVSLAWELVGDPGARRDYDRSFAAAAARSPAEAAPGTGRPPAGARPAARATARAGTAPGPAGARGTVDYDPPLDQAAVLDPLRSAQQVHGAPRRRGLLSSGHRLVREARTIRVLQAHVLSALPAARLVTGLDLRFGRMNSGAIDHVVLCGERLAVIGSLQVPDGAYRWDGAELLLGDRRVSPPSLAPAMVALQRAFPDCTVGGFILVLGPDDNPHAPVIQLDRRRATGTHADFLTDPPGNAVQFGRDVKMFLGAGPDARRVDRRVLARLLGAMY, encoded by the coding sequence GTGAACGCGAACCGGTCCGGGCCCTCCGCCTACGAGATCCTCGGCGTGGCCTTCGACGCCGACACCGCCACGCTCAAGGCGGCCTGGCGCCGGGCCGCGCGGCGCACGCACCCAGACTACGGCGGGGACGCCGCCGAGTTCCGCCGCGTGAGCCTGGCCTGGGAGCTCGTGGGAGACCCCGGGGCCCGGCGGGACTACGACCGGTCCTTCGCGGCCGCCGCGGCCCGCAGCCCCGCCGAGGCGGCTCCCGGGACCGGTCGGCCGCCAGCGGGAGCGCGTCCGGCCGCGCGGGCGACGGCGCGCGCCGGCACCGCGCCGGGACCGGCCGGCGCCCGGGGCACCGTGGACTACGACCCGCCGCTGGACCAGGCCGCCGTCCTCGACCCGCTGCGCAGCGCCCAGCAGGTGCACGGGGCGCCCCGGCGGCGGGGGCTGCTCTCCTCCGGCCACCGCCTCGTGCGCGAGGCCCGGACCATCCGCGTCCTGCAGGCCCACGTGCTGTCCGCCCTGCCCGCCGCACGGCTGGTGACGGGGCTGGACCTGCGGTTCGGCCGGATGAACTCCGGGGCCATCGACCACGTGGTGCTGTGCGGGGAGCGGTTGGCCGTCATCGGCTCGCTCCAGGTCCCGGACGGCGCCTACCGGTGGGACGGGGCCGAGCTGCTGCTCGGTGACCGGCGCGTCAGCCCGCCCTCGCTCGCCCCCGCCATGGTCGCCCTCCAGCGGGCCTTCCCCGACTGCACCGTCGGCGGGTTCATCCTCGTGCTCGGCCCCGACGACAACCCCCACGCCCCCGTCATCCAGCTGGACCGCCGCCGCGCCACGGGCACCCACGCGGACTTCCTCACGGACCCGCCGGGCAACGCCGTGCAGTTCGGCCGCGACGTCAAGATGTTCCTGGGCGCGGGCCCGGACGCGCGGCGGGTGGACCGCCGGGTGCTCGCCCGGTTGCTGGGTGCCATGTACTGA
- a CDS encoding anti-sigma factor domain-containing protein — MEKRATGLPHRPSTPDAETLPSAPSPLGPDSSLPGLDDLLRLAGEGDRASFSAFYDETAPWVHGLARAVFASEEDAAEATVLTYLQVWDAAPEERFDDESARARHRAVLCWLEALAHRTMTRLLRSDSLPGRGTGLLPENAGPVTGRRRRPSTVLSVLTPAQFDALDLAWAGGRTYRQVAEELGVAVPTVKSRLRDAVQRVSKRYQEKYLGRAGEEDPVMLRAVTPEIAARTGTPRNFTLNLSQDLENGLAREWADIAALDALEESEREELERFVTRQGPEFTTLWRARVESARRTVTWAFRGLAHEPPSYLLDELLHRLPAQDVGMGLVDGLGPSGPAGGNGGTAARRMPGWALPTAGALVIALGLWLIVRLVVGPDIVARVDGAEDSFTTQPVALAQGGSMQGHVSKERDMAYVTFAGVPEPGEDREYQLWLMPSDGSAPSSLGTHDAADLADPVTFRGVVRYAELVVTEEPEGGSETPTSAPLGSVDLVHQVTQGPVYGGRPNTPPPAPAE, encoded by the coding sequence ATGGAAAAGCGCGCCACCGGACTGCCCCACCGCCCGTCGACGCCGGACGCGGAGACCCTCCCGTCCGCGCCGTCGCCCCTCGGGCCGGACTCCTCGCTGCCCGGGCTCGATGACCTGCTGCGCCTGGCCGGGGAGGGCGACCGGGCCTCGTTCTCGGCGTTCTACGACGAGACCGCCCCCTGGGTCCACGGGCTGGCGCGCGCCGTCTTCGCCTCGGAGGAGGACGCTGCCGAGGCCACGGTGCTGACCTACCTGCAGGTGTGGGACGCCGCCCCGGAGGAACGCTTCGACGACGAGTCCGCCCGCGCCCGGCACCGGGCCGTGCTGTGCTGGCTCGAGGCCCTGGCCCACCGCACGATGACGCGGCTGCTGCGCTCCGACTCCCTGCCCGGCCGCGGGACCGGGCTGCTGCCCGAGAACGCCGGGCCGGTGACCGGGCGCCGCCGCAGGCCCTCCACCGTGCTCTCGGTCCTGACCCCCGCCCAGTTCGACGCCCTCGACCTGGCGTGGGCGGGCGGGCGGACCTACCGCCAGGTGGCCGAGGAGCTGGGGGTCGCGGTGCCCACCGTGAAGTCCCGGCTGCGCGACGCCGTCCAGCGGGTCTCCAAGCGCTACCAGGAGAAGTACCTCGGCCGCGCGGGCGAGGAGGACCCCGTCATGCTGCGCGCCGTGACCCCGGAGATCGCCGCGCGCACCGGCACGCCGCGCAACTTCACCCTCAACCTCAGCCAGGACCTGGAGAACGGCCTGGCCCGGGAGTGGGCGGACATCGCGGCCCTCGACGCGCTCGAGGAGTCCGAGCGCGAGGAGCTCGAGCGCTTCGTGACCCGCCAGGGCCCGGAGTTCACCACGCTGTGGCGGGCCCGCGTGGAGAGCGCCCGCCGCACCGTGACGTGGGCCTTCCGGGGGCTGGCGCACGAGCCGCCGTCGTACCTGCTGGACGAGCTGCTGCACCGGCTGCCCGCCCAGGACGTGGGCATGGGGCTCGTGGACGGGCTCGGTCCCTCCGGGCCCGCCGGTGGCAACGGGGGGACCGCGGCGCGCCGGATGCCCGGGTGGGCGCTGCCCACGGCCGGCGCCCTCGTGATCGCCCTGGGGCTGTGGCTCATCGTGCGCCTGGTCGTGGGCCCGGACATCGTGGCGCGGGTGGACGGGGCCGAGGACTCGTTCACCACGCAGCCCGTCGCCCTGGCGCAGGGGGGCTCCATGCAGGGCCACGTGTCCAAGGAGCGGGACATGGCGTACGTGACCTTCGCCGGGGTGCCGGAGCCGGGCGAGGACCGGGAGTACCAGTTGTGGCTGATGCCCTCCGACGGGTCGGCGCCGAGCAGCCTCGGCACGCACGACGCCGCGGACCTGGCCGATCCCGTCACCTTCCGCGGCGTCGTGCGGTACGCGGAGCTCGTGGTCACCGAGGAGCCGGAGGGCGGCTCCGAGACCCCGACGTCGGCGCCCCTCGGCTCCGTGGACCTCGTCCACCAGGTGACCCAGGGCCCGGTCTACGGCGGGCGTCCCAATACCCCGCCGCCGGCCCCCGCCGAGTGA
- a CDS encoding diacylglycerol kinase family protein, producing the protein MSRPPRTGAPHPAERPLVLLCVNPASGRGRGAGAGAEAAARLRSGGADVEVLAVPRAGGGVPAEGYARALAERLAAARGAGAPTAAPDAVVVVGGDGMVHVTANVLAGTSIPLGLVPAGTGNDIARSLGCADGDIGAAVERVLRSLRLPPRRIDLARVELAPLPGAVPTGPEFTGDADGPGRGRVRRHVVAGVDVAFDAAVTARANRMRRPRGRARYVLAVLAELPRHRPARLRITLEGPDGPARLAGPAFLFAVMNGRFIGGGMEVTPGSRPDDGVLEAFLVRPLPAARFLRLFPRVFTGAHAGLPEVDIRRTRAVRIEAEPPARPAGRRAGRRSGEPPVLHGDGEPLGRLPATVTVDPGALAVLDDGGAGLAPTLEP; encoded by the coding sequence ATGAGCCGACCGCCGCGGACCGGTGCGCCACACCCTGCCGAACGACCCCTCGTGCTGCTGTGCGTGAACCCGGCCTCGGGGCGCGGCCGGGGGGCCGGCGCGGGGGCGGAGGCGGCCGCCCGGCTGCGCAGCGGCGGGGCCGACGTCGAGGTGCTGGCCGTCCCGCGCGCCGGCGGGGGCGTGCCCGCCGAGGGGTACGCGAGGGCGCTGGCGGAGCGGTTGGCCGCGGCCCGGGGGGCCGGGGCGCCGACCGCGGCGCCGGACGCCGTCGTCGTGGTCGGCGGGGACGGCATGGTGCACGTGACGGCGAACGTCCTCGCGGGCACCTCGATCCCGCTCGGGCTCGTGCCGGCCGGGACGGGCAACGACATCGCCCGCTCCCTCGGCTGCGCGGACGGAGACATCGGCGCCGCCGTCGAGCGCGTCCTGCGCTCCTTGCGCCTCCCGCCGCGACGGATCGACCTGGCCCGGGTGGAGCTGGCCCCGCTGCCGGGGGCGGTGCCGACCGGGCCGGAGTTCACGGGCGACGCGGACGGCCCGGGACGGGGCCGCGTCCGCCGCCACGTGGTGGCCGGTGTGGACGTGGCCTTCGACGCCGCGGTGACGGCGCGGGCCAACCGGATGCGCCGGCCCCGCGGCCGCGCCCGGTACGTGCTCGCCGTCCTCGCCGAACTGCCGCGCCACCGCCCCGCCCGGCTGCGCATCACGCTCGAGGGCCCCGACGGACCGGCGCGGCTGGCCGGCCCGGCGTTCCTGTTCGCGGTGATGAACGGGCGCTTCATCGGCGGCGGCATGGAGGTCACCCCGGGGTCCCGGCCGGACGACGGCGTCCTGGAGGCCTTCCTCGTCCGGCCCCTGCCTGCCGCGCGGTTCCTGCGCCTGTTCCCGCGGGTCTTCACCGGGGCCCACGCCGGCCTGCCGGAGGTGGACATCCGCCGGACACGCGCGGTGCGCATCGAGGCGGAGCCGCCCGCGCGTCCGGCCGGGCGCCGGGCGGGGCGCCGCTCGGGGGAGCCGCCGGTCCTGCACGGCGACGGCGAGCCCCTCGGCCGGCTGCCCGCCACCGTCACGGTGGACCCCGGCGCGCTCGCGGTCCTCGACGACGGCGGCGCGGGCCTCGCTCCTACACTGGAGCCATGA
- a CDS encoding PspA/IM30 family protein, with protein MVKQSIFGRITTLAKANINAMLDKAEDPQRMLDQMVRDYTNSISEAEAAVAQTIGNLRMIQDDYNEDLDAARSWGQKALAASQKADQFRSSGDTASADKFDNLAKVAIERQMDSERQAKAAEPTIASQSEIVDKLKTGLEQMKAKRQQLVSKRDELVARAKSAQAQSAVHDAVKSIDILDPSSEVSRFEEKVRREEARVRGQNELAASSLDAQFESLEDLGEQTEVEARLAALKAGGNPALTGGTGTGTGTGETELDYTQGAGGR; from the coding sequence GTGGTAAAGCAGTCAATCTTCGGCCGGATCACCACCCTGGCCAAGGCCAACATCAACGCCATGCTGGACAAGGCGGAGGACCCGCAGAGGATGCTGGACCAGATGGTCCGCGACTACACCAACAGCATCTCCGAGGCCGAGGCCGCCGTCGCCCAGACGATCGGCAACCTGCGGATGATCCAGGACGACTACAACGAGGACCTGGACGCCGCGCGCAGCTGGGGCCAGAAGGCCCTCGCCGCCTCGCAGAAGGCCGACCAGTTCCGCTCCTCGGGGGACACCGCCTCCGCGGACAAGTTCGACAACCTGGCCAAGGTCGCCATCGAGCGCCAGATGGACTCCGAGCGCCAGGCCAAGGCCGCCGAGCCGACCATCGCCTCCCAGTCCGAGATCGTGGACAAGCTCAAGACCGGCCTCGAGCAGATGAAGGCCAAGCGCCAGCAGCTGGTCTCCAAGCGCGACGAGCTCGTGGCCCGGGCGAAGTCCGCCCAGGCGCAGTCTGCCGTGCACGACGCCGTGAAGTCGATCGACATCCTGGACCCCTCCTCCGAGGTCAGCCGCTTCGAGGAGAAGGTCCGCCGCGAGGAGGCCCGCGTGCGCGGCCAGAACGAGCTGGCGGCCTCCTCCCTGGACGCCCAGTTCGAGTCCCTCGAGGACCTCGGCGAGCAGACCGAGGTCGAGGCCCGCCTGGCGGCCCTCAAGGCCGGCGGCAACCCGGCCCTGACCGGCGGCACGGGCACCGGCACGGGCACCGGGGAGACCGAGCTGGACTACACCCAGGGCGCCGGCGGCCGCTGA
- a CDS encoding TPM domain-containing protein: MKSHAVPHPSHRLSPAVLAAGATGASLLSVVAGLALAEAARAEAPVDIPPATFVVDEARVLTSAQEDEITRAITELRAQDGQNLFVLYVDEFTDASGQPMDRQEWIADVAAAKGLGSQDSILAIAVDQRQYGFDADQANSIAPLQNDIIQEYITPALPQPGQEDWAAPALSTVEGIADATDGRLSGSAQSGDGGGGGWLAGGLVAAALAGGGIALASRNRKRKAAQARPAAGAQGPTDPLDAMSVEELRTKAGSLLVAADDAIRSSEQEVGFALASYGEEAVATFRKDIEIAKDHMRESFKLQNQLDDHIPDTEEQQRAWLKDIIARCEAVGASLSAHQEEFNELRHLEDSAPAALEALRTRAAEVARTVAGAEQQLVGLHARYAETALAEVTDNASQARERLDFVEAAVQKADASLAAGDRSTAVLAIRAGEEAVAQTVTLVEAVAKAGQYLDKAGENLQVGVRQTTQDLAQARALVDSGQHRELAGPIAGVEQALASVKAGLGSGRPDPLDLLRQLEQAHRQLDAPLSGIRDRQEQERRAASALQSAILQAQAQIDGTQDFIAARRGAVGSQARTKLAEAERTLQQALQLSGRDPVTALNLANQAGSLADRASQLAQRDLSQWGGGYAGAGYGGPRGYGGAGGSFGAGLGGAILGGILMGGIMGGDHDDWGGGGFGGFGGGGLGGGDFGGGGFGDAGGGSF; encoded by the coding sequence ATGAAGTCCCACGCCGTCCCGCATCCGTCGCACCGCCTCTCCCCTGCCGTCCTGGCCGCCGGCGCCACGGGGGCCTCGCTGCTGTCCGTGGTGGCCGGGCTCGCGCTCGCGGAGGCCGCCCGGGCCGAGGCGCCCGTCGACATCCCGCCCGCCACCTTCGTGGTGGACGAGGCGAGGGTGCTGACCTCCGCGCAGGAGGACGAGATCACCCGGGCCATCACCGAGTTGCGCGCCCAGGACGGGCAGAACCTCTTCGTGCTCTACGTGGACGAGTTCACGGACGCCTCCGGGCAGCCGATGGACCGGCAGGAGTGGATCGCCGACGTCGCCGCCGCCAAGGGCCTGGGCTCCCAGGACTCGATCCTGGCCATCGCCGTGGACCAGCGCCAGTACGGCTTCGACGCGGACCAGGCCAACAGCATCGCGCCGCTGCAGAACGACATCATCCAGGAGTACATCACGCCCGCGCTCCCCCAGCCGGGGCAGGAGGACTGGGCCGCGCCCGCGCTGAGCACCGTGGAGGGGATCGCGGACGCCACCGACGGCCGCCTGTCCGGCTCGGCCCAGTCGGGCGACGGCGGCGGCGGTGGCTGGCTCGCCGGCGGCCTCGTCGCGGCCGCCCTCGCCGGCGGCGGGATCGCCCTGGCGAGCCGGAACCGGAAGAGGAAGGCCGCGCAGGCTCGCCCGGCGGCCGGAGCGCAGGGCCCCACGGACCCGCTGGACGCGATGAGCGTGGAGGAGCTGCGCACCAAGGCCGGGTCCCTGCTGGTGGCCGCGGACGATGCCATCCGCTCCTCGGAGCAGGAGGTCGGCTTCGCCCTGGCGTCCTACGGCGAGGAGGCCGTCGCGACGTTCCGCAAGGACATCGAGATCGCGAAGGACCACATGCGGGAGTCCTTCAAGCTGCAGAACCAGCTCGACGACCACATCCCGGACACCGAGGAGCAGCAGCGCGCCTGGCTCAAGGACATCATCGCCCGCTGCGAGGCCGTGGGCGCCTCCCTGTCCGCGCACCAGGAGGAGTTCAACGAGCTGCGCCACCTCGAGGACAGCGCCCCGGCGGCCCTGGAGGCGCTCCGGACGCGGGCCGCCGAGGTGGCCCGGACCGTCGCCGGTGCCGAGCAGCAGCTGGTGGGCCTGCACGCCCGGTACGCCGAGACCGCGCTCGCGGAGGTCACCGACAACGCCAGCCAGGCCCGGGAGCGGCTGGACTTCGTGGAGGCCGCCGTCCAGAAGGCGGACGCCTCGCTGGCCGCCGGGGACAGGTCCACCGCGGTGCTGGCCATCCGCGCCGGCGAGGAGGCCGTGGCGCAGACGGTCACGCTGGTGGAGGCGGTGGCCAAGGCCGGGCAGTACCTGGACAAGGCGGGCGAGAACCTGCAGGTCGGCGTGCGCCAGACGACCCAGGACCTGGCCCAGGCGCGGGCCCTGGTGGACTCCGGCCAGCACCGCGAGCTCGCCGGGCCGATCGCCGGCGTGGAGCAGGCACTGGCCAGCGTCAAGGCGGGGCTGGGCTCGGGACGCCCCGACCCGCTGGACCTGCTCCGCCAGCTCGAGCAGGCGCACCGCCAGCTCGACGCGCCGCTGTCCGGGATCCGGGACCGCCAGGAGCAGGAGCGCCGGGCCGCCTCCGCCCTGCAGTCCGCCATCCTCCAGGCTCAGGCCCAGATCGACGGGACCCAGGACTTCATCGCCGCCCGCCGCGGCGCCGTCGGGTCCCAGGCCCGGACCAAGCTCGCCGAGGCCGAGCGGACCCTCCAGCAGGCCCTCCAGCTCTCCGGCCGGGACCCGGTGACCGCGCTGAACCTGGCCAACCAGGCGGGCTCGCTCGCCGACCGGGCGAGCCAGCTGGCCCAGCGGGACCTCAGCCAGTGGGGCGGTGGCTACGCCGGGGCCGGGTATGGCGGGCCGCGCGGCTACGGCGGCGCGGGTGGCAGCTTCGGGGCCGGCCTCGGCGGCGCCATCCTGGGCGGCATCCTCATGGGCGGCATCATGGGCGGCGACCACGACGACTGGGGCGGCGGGGGCTTCGGCGGCTTCGGCGGCGGCGGGCTGGGCGGCGGGGACTTCGGCGGCGGTGGCTTCGGGGACGCCGGCGGGGGTAGCTTCTAG